In Bacteroidota bacterium, one DNA window encodes the following:
- a CDS encoding response regulator, protein MENKLIFFVDDDKMILHLMEYTFKSREGCQVHTFFSGEDCIAHLDENPSIIVLDHILSTYNTGAMSGMEALKTIHKMRKDIPIIILSQQPDKDLIDEFMKNGATRYISKDEYFIDSMIETIEDVLNLQGQD, encoded by the coding sequence ATGGAAAATAAATTAATATTTTTTGTCGACGATGATAAGATGATTTTGCATTTAATGGAATATACTTTTAAGAGCAGGGAAGGTTGTCAGGTTCATACTTTTTTTTCGGGAGAAGATTGTATAGCCCATTTGGATGAAAATCCATCCATTATTGTTCTGGATCATATTTTAAGCACTTACAATACGGGAGCCATGAGTGGTATGGAAGCACTTAAAACCATCCATAAAATGCGCAAAGATATCCCTATCATTATTCTTTCCCAGCAACCTGACAAGGATTTGATTGATGAATTCATGAAAAATGGCGCTACACGCTACATCTCAAAAGACGAATATTTCATTGACAGCATGATTGAAACCATTGAGGATGTCCTCAATCTGCAGGGGCAGGATTAA
- a CDS encoding NAD-dependent epimerase/dehydratase family protein, whose protein sequence is MIFVTGGTGLLGSHLLFELAGKGEKVRALFRTESRKAEVLKTFGYYSNDPQALFDKIEWVKGDTLDYLSLEQAMKGVSLVYHVAGFVSFAREDREKMMQVNIQGTANVVNAALETGIDKLCYVSSIAAVGPSANGDPACEEDQWKPAKDNSAYSISKYYAEMEVWRGIVEGLKAVIVNPSIILGPGNWEKGSSSIFPAVYKGMKFYSSGVTAYVDVRDVVKSMVLLMNSDISGQRFIVSAENTGYKDLFSMIATNFNKPLPQYKATKFILQAVWRLDWLRSKLFFGKQFLSKEMARSAVKKVYVSNLKIKEAMGMDFLPLKQTTRDICRIYMNELSAS, encoded by the coding sequence ATGATTTTTGTAACAGGAGGAACTGGATTACTCGGATCGCATCTTTTGTTCGAATTGGCAGGGAAAGGGGAGAAGGTCAGGGCCCTTTTCAGGACAGAAAGCCGTAAGGCTGAAGTTTTAAAAACTTTCGGCTATTACAGCAATGATCCCCAAGCCCTTTTCGATAAGATTGAATGGGTTAAGGGGGATACCCTCGATTACCTGTCGCTTGAACAGGCCATGAAAGGGGTAAGCCTTGTATACCACGTGGCCGGATTTGTTTCATTTGCCCGGGAAGATAGGGAAAAAATGATGCAGGTCAACATTCAGGGTACGGCTAATGTTGTCAACGCTGCACTTGAAACGGGAATTGATAAATTGTGCTATGTCAGTTCTATTGCGGCTGTGGGCCCTTCTGCAAATGGCGATCCTGCCTGCGAAGAAGATCAATGGAAACCAGCAAAAGATAATTCGGCTTATTCTATAAGTAAGTATTATGCTGAAATGGAGGTATGGCGCGGAATAGTCGAAGGACTGAAGGCTGTGATTGTAAATCCTTCTATCATTCTTGGACCGGGGAATTGGGAAAAGGGGAGTTCCAGCATATTCCCGGCTGTTTATAAAGGAATGAAATTTTACTCTTCGGGAGTAACTGCTTATGTGGATGTCAGAGATGTGGTGAAGTCAATGGTTTTGCTGATGAACAGTGACATTTCCGGACAGCGTTTTATCGTTTCTGCGGAAAATACCGGCTATAAGGATTTGTTTTCAATGATTGCCACTAATTTTAACAAACCTCTTCCTCAATATAAGGCTACTAAATTTATACTGCAAGCTGTATGGCGCCTTGACTGGCTTAGAAGTAAGTTGTTTTTTGGCAAGCAATTTTTATCCAAAGAAATGGCCAGGTCTGCCGTGAAAAAAGTTTATGTCTCGAACTTGAAAATCAAGGAAGCAATGGGGATGGATTTTTTACCCCTGAAACAAACTACCCGTGATATTTGCAGGATATATATGAATGAATTATCTGCCTCATAA
- the typA gene encoding translational GTPase TypA — protein MQEIRNVAIIAHVDHGKTTLVDKILIQTKLFKEFEEPGELILDNNPLERERGITIVSKNVAVQYKDVKINIIDTPGHADFGGEVERVLNMADGAILLVDAFEGTMPQTRFVLEKALKLGLKPIVVINKVDKPNCRPEEVQEQVFDLMFNLGATEDQLDFPTVYGSAKEGWMSDNWKKPTENINALLDDIIKYIPAPKVLKGTPQMLISNLDYSSYVGRIAVGRVHRGELKTGMNISLVKRDKSIVHTKIKELLVYQGLAKKRVESVSSGEICSLVGIENFGIGDTVADYENPEALDSIAIDEPTMSMVFTINNSPFFGKDGKYVTSRHIKERLDKELEKNLALRVEQSFNSTDSFVVYGRGVLHLSILIETMRREGYELQVGQPQVIIKEIGGEKCEPIEDMSIDLPEEFSGKAIEMVNKRKGTMTNMERKGDRIHLEFEIPSRGIIGLRSNLLTATGGEAIMSHVFKDFEPYKGEIERRINGSLIAMETGTAIAYALNKLQDRGKFFIDEGEEIYAGQVIGENTRPGDIVININKTKKLSNMRAAGSDEKVKIAPAIKFSLEEALEYIQEDEYVEITPHNIRLRKIILNETERKRSRMQMQETEVAGV, from the coding sequence ATGCAAGAAATTAGGAATGTTGCTATTATTGCACACGTTGATCATGGTAAGACTACATTAGTTGATAAAATATTAATCCAAACAAAACTTTTCAAAGAATTTGAAGAACCGGGAGAATTGATCCTGGATAATAACCCGTTGGAAAGAGAACGGGGAATCACCATTGTTTCAAAGAATGTTGCTGTTCAATATAAAGATGTTAAGATAAATATCATTGATACACCTGGCCATGCCGATTTTGGAGGTGAAGTGGAACGTGTGCTGAATATGGCTGACGGAGCTATTTTGCTGGTAGATGCATTCGAAGGGACCATGCCCCAGACCCGGTTTGTACTTGAAAAAGCTTTAAAACTTGGCCTTAAACCCATTGTTGTCATCAATAAGGTTGACAAGCCCAACTGCCGTCCCGAAGAAGTCCAGGAGCAGGTTTTTGACCTGATGTTCAACTTAGGAGCTACCGAAGATCAACTTGACTTCCCAACGGTTTACGGTTCGGCAAAAGAAGGATGGATGTCCGATAACTGGAAAAAACCGACGGAAAATATCAATGCCCTGCTGGACGACATCATTAAATATATCCCTGCTCCAAAAGTACTGAAAGGTACACCGCAAATGTTAATTTCCAACCTGGATTATTCCAGTTATGTAGGTCGTATTGCAGTTGGCCGGGTACACAGGGGGGAACTTAAAACCGGGATGAATATATCCCTCGTAAAAAGGGACAAATCGATCGTACATACCAAAATCAAAGAATTACTGGTATATCAGGGTTTGGCAAAGAAAAGAGTTGAAAGCGTTTCCTCAGGTGAAATTTGTTCTTTAGTGGGTATTGAAAACTTCGGCATTGGGGATACCGTTGCAGATTATGAGAATCCTGAAGCTTTGGATAGTATTGCAATTGATGAACCGACCATGAGTATGGTATTCACCATCAATAATTCCCCTTTCTTCGGGAAGGACGGCAAATATGTAACCTCAAGGCATATCAAAGAAAGGTTGGATAAGGAACTAGAAAAGAACCTTGCCCTCCGTGTGGAACAATCGTTCAACAGTACGGATTCCTTTGTGGTATATGGCCGTGGTGTATTGCACCTTTCCATTTTGATTGAAACCATGAGAAGGGAAGGATATGAATTGCAGGTTGGCCAACCTCAGGTAATCATTAAAGAAATTGGCGGCGAAAAATGCGAGCCAATAGAAGACATGTCCATTGACTTACCCGAAGAATTTTCCGGAAAAGCCATTGAAATGGTGAACAAGCGCAAGGGGACAATGACCAACATGGAACGTAAAGGTGACCGTATCCATCTTGAATTCGAGATTCCATCTCGCGGTATCATCGGATTGAGAAGCAATTTACTGACAGCAACCGGTGGCGAAGCCATCATGTCGCATGTATTTAAAGATTTTGAGCCCTACAAAGGTGAAATTGAGAGACGTATAAACGGATCGCTCATTGCAATGGAAACAGGCACAGCTATAGCCTATGCGCTCAATAAACTGCAGGACAGGGGCAAGTTCTTTATTGATGAAGGAGAAGAAATTTATGCCGGACAAGTCATAGGGGAAAATACCCGTCCCGGGGATATTGTCATCAATATAAACAAAACTAAAAAACTCTCGAACATGCGTGCTGCCGGTTCGGACGAAAAAGTGAAAATAGCCCCTGCCATTAAATTCTCACTGGAAGAAGCCCTGGAATATATTCAGGAAGATGAATACGTGGAAATCACCCCGCACAATATAAGGCTGCGCAAGATAATTCTGAATGAAACGGAAAGGAAGAGAAGCAGGATGCAGATGCAAGAAACTGAAGTGGCAGGAGTATAG